Proteins co-encoded in one Chroococcidiopsis sp. TS-821 genomic window:
- a CDS encoding HhoA/HhoB/HtrA family serine endopeptidase: MHVKSWLMRLRTYILAIALGVILTFSTLRVLPCQAAPIAENNTSIAQAKAPITANSFVTAAVNRVGPAVVRIDTERTVTRRVPEPFLEDPFFRRFFGDGFSQQMPPETLRGLGSGVIIDPSGEILTNAHVVNQADRVTVQLKDGRTFEGTVQGIDEVTDLAVVKIDAGGDVPVAPLGDSSTVQVGDWAIAVGNPLGLDNTVTLGIVSTLKRSSREVGILDKRLEFIQTDAAINPGNSGGPLLNDRGEVIGINTAIRADATGIGFAIPINKAKAIKDRLMRGEKIAHPYLGVQMVTLTPQLAKQNNSDPNSPIDVPEINGVLVVRVIPNSPAAAGGIRRGDVIVQVDRQPVSTAEQLQNIVDSSEVGQTLQIKVQRGRQTQQLSVRTGELENNY; encoded by the coding sequence ATGCATGTGAAATCATGGTTGATGCGCCTTCGTACTTACATATTAGCGATCGCACTAGGAGTTATTTTGACATTTAGCACTTTGCGAGTGTTACCGTGTCAAGCAGCACCCATTGCTGAAAATAACACTAGCATTGCGCAAGCTAAAGCTCCAATAACCGCAAATAGCTTTGTTACTGCCGCAGTCAATCGCGTTGGACCTGCTGTAGTACGCATTGATACCGAGCGTACAGTAACGCGTCGGGTTCCGGAACCATTTCTCGAAGATCCGTTCTTCCGCCGTTTCTTTGGCGACGGTTTTTCGCAACAAATGCCCCCAGAAACCTTACGCGGACTTGGTTCTGGTGTAATCATCGATCCTAGCGGTGAGATTCTTACCAACGCCCACGTCGTCAACCAAGCGGATCGAGTCACAGTACAACTCAAAGACGGACGTACTTTCGAAGGCACTGTACAAGGAATTGATGAAGTAACTGATTTGGCTGTAGTTAAAATTGATGCTGGTGGAGATGTTCCTGTTGCACCGTTAGGTGATTCTAGCACGGTACAAGTAGGCGATTGGGCGATCGCTGTTGGCAATCCCTTAGGATTAGATAATACCGTTACCCTCGGAATTGTCAGCACGTTGAAACGTTCGAGTCGCGAAGTGGGTATTCTCGATAAACGCCTAGAATTTATTCAAACCGACGCAGCCATTAATCCTGGTAACTCTGGAGGACCATTATTAAACGATCGCGGCGAGGTCATCGGAATTAATACTGCAATTCGCGCAGATGCGACAGGAATTGGTTTTGCAATTCCAATTAATAAAGCCAAAGCAATTAAAGATCGGCTTATGCGCGGAGAGAAAATCGCGCATCCTTATTTAGGCGTGCAAATGGTAACGCTTACTCCACAGCTAGCAAAACAAAATAACAGCGATCCGAATTCCCCAATTGACGTACCAGAAATTAACGGCGTACTTGTCGTGCGAGTCATCCCCAACTCTCCCGCCGCAGCTGGAGGAATACGTCGCGGAGATGTTATTGTGCAAGTTGACCGTCAACCTGTGTCTACAGCCGAGCAACTACAAAATATCGTAGATAGTAGTGAAGTCGGTCAAACCTTACAGATCAAAGTTCAGCGCGGTAGACAAACGCAACAACTATCAGTCCGCACTGGCGAACTAGAAAACAATTACTAA
- a CDS encoding carbohydrate ABC transporter permease yields MTPTFLIMGVFLLLPICLAVVLAFYRVQPLGDVSYTFRGLRNFWRMFSDERVKIALRNTVEYVTIVVPTQTLLALSLALVLNTQIKGRNFFRVLFFLPTVTSSAVLTLIFMWICNSNGLLNRFLAFLGLPTYNWLGDPSVALKAIMLMNIWATAPLFMVIYLAAMQDIPETLYEAATLDGASAWDKFIYITLPFLQPVTFFVIVMGIIGTFQLFDQSYIFSRGSGGPNNSTLTVVLLIYQYAFKNLDMGYAAALALMLALAIMIATLLQRLWIKEDKFN; encoded by the coding sequence ATGACTCCCACTTTCTTAATTATGGGAGTTTTCTTACTTTTACCAATCTGTTTAGCAGTTGTTTTGGCGTTTTATCGAGTTCAACCATTGGGAGATGTTAGTTATACCTTTAGAGGTTTGCGTAACTTTTGGCGAATGTTTAGCGACGAACGTGTCAAAATTGCTTTAAGAAATACAGTAGAGTATGTAACAATCGTTGTTCCAACACAAACTTTACTCGCGTTAAGTTTAGCCTTGGTTCTCAATACACAAATTAAAGGAAGAAACTTTTTTAGAGTACTATTTTTTTTACCAACAGTTACTTCATCTGCTGTTTTAACATTGATTTTTATGTGGATTTGTAACTCTAATGGGTTACTCAATCGCTTTCTTGCTTTTTTAGGTTTACCTACGTACAACTGGCTAGGCGATCCGAGTGTTGCACTCAAAGCGATTATGCTTATGAATATTTGGGCAACTGCGCCGCTTTTTATGGTAATTTATTTAGCAGCTATGCAAGATATTCCAGAAACGCTCTACGAAGCAGCAACGTTAGATGGCGCAAGTGCCTGGGATAAGTTTATCTATATTACTTTACCTTTTCTACAGCCTGTCACTTTTTTTGTTATTGTTATGGGAATAATTGGAACCTTTCAATTATTCGATCAATCTTATATTTTTTCGCGAGGTTCAGGAGGTCCTAATAACTCTACTTTGACAGTTGTATTATTAATTTATCAATATGCTTTTAAAAATCTTGATATGGGTTATGCAGCCGCGCTTGCTCTCATGTTAGCACTTGCAATTATGATTGCAACTTTGCTTCAGCGATTGTGGATTAAAGAAGATAAGTTTAATTGA